A genomic stretch from Desulfotignum balticum DSM 7044 includes:
- a CDS encoding methylenetetrahydrofolate reductase, whose product MSKYVSSSRLERILKAGHLGVTSECGPPRGSDAEEVTKKGLLIKDYVDAVNVTDNQTAMTRMSSLAACIHLKLLGIEPVLQMVTRDRNRVALQSDILGAASFDISNMLCLSGDHQSFGDCARGQNVHDLDSMQLVQTVRHMRDEGKFLGGDDIKRPPKIFVGAAANPFADPFEIRIPRLAKKIACGAEFIQTQCIYNIDKFKEWMRRASDRGLTEKVFIMAGMTPMKSVGMAKYMKNKVPGMDVPDEIIQRLAGVEKKHQAQEGIQICVEHIQELKEVPGIAGFHIMAIEWEEKVPEIVEKSGLYPRPDM is encoded by the coding sequence ATGAGCAAATATGTTAGCAGCAGCAGACTGGAGCGCATTTTAAAGGCAGGGCACTTAGGGGTTACTTCAGAGTGCGGGCCTCCCAGGGGCAGTGATGCGGAAGAGGTTACAAAAAAAGGTCTGCTTATCAAAGATTATGTGGATGCAGTGAATGTCACGGACAACCAGACCGCCATGACCCGCATGTCTTCTCTGGCCGCCTGCATCCACCTCAAGCTGCTGGGCATAGAACCGGTGCTCCAGATGGTGACAAGGGATAGAAACCGGGTGGCGTTGCAGAGCGATATCCTGGGAGCGGCTTCCTTTGATATTTCCAACATGCTGTGCCTGTCCGGAGACCACCAGAGTTTTGGTGACTGCGCCCGGGGCCAGAACGTCCATGACTTGGATTCCATGCAGCTGGTGCAGACCGTGCGCCACATGCGGGATGAAGGAAAGTTTCTGGGCGGTGATGATATCAAGCGGCCCCCGAAAATTTTTGTGGGGGCGGCAGCCAACCCTTTTGCCGATCCCTTTGAGATCCGGATACCGCGCCTGGCCAAAAAAATCGCCTGCGGAGCCGAATTCATCCAGACCCAGTGCATCTACAATATCGACAAATTCAAGGAGTGGATGCGCAGGGCTTCTGACCGGGGATTGACGGAAAAGGTTTTTATCATGGCCGGCATGACGCCCATGAAGTCCGTGGGTATGGCCAAGTACATGAAAAACAAGGTGCCGGGCATGGATGTGCCCGATGAAATTATCCAGCGGCTGGCGGGCGTGGAAAAAAAGCACCAGGCCCAGGAAGGCATCCAGATCTGCGTGGAGCATATCCAGGAACTCAAGGAAGTGCCCGGAATCGCGGGGTTTCACATCATGGCCATTGAATGGGAAGAAAAAGTGCCGGAAATAGTTGAAAAAAGCGGGCTTTATCCAAGGCCTGACATGTAA
- a CDS encoding hydrogenase iron-sulfur subunit, which translates to METNFKPTIIGFLCNWCCYGGADLCGVSRFQYPPYLRVIRVMCSGRVDLKFLVKAFLNGADGVFIGGCHLNDCHYNPEGNYDALITSRLCRKLLGHTGINPDRLRLEWVSAGEGIRFAEVMNDFSQKIRQLGPLGTSEEIDKKDLVLNLKAAMKLVPFIKLVEREKLRLPDRTEAGVQQFLESNVLDQCFDKTIADKMIMSRILLLLKEKPLTTSDISGHLGLNPSEVSRHMITSSRHGMVKYDTASNCYEPAGA; encoded by the coding sequence ATGGAAACTAATTTCAAACCCACGATCATCGGATTTCTGTGTAACTGGTGCTGCTATGGCGGCGCTGATCTCTGCGGTGTTTCCCGGTTTCAGTATCCCCCTTATCTTCGGGTGATCCGGGTCATGTGCTCCGGCAGGGTCGATCTGAAATTTTTGGTCAAAGCCTTTTTAAACGGCGCAGACGGCGTATTCATAGGCGGCTGTCATCTCAATGACTGCCATTATAACCCGGAAGGCAATTATGATGCCCTGATCACCTCCAGGCTGTGCCGGAAACTTCTGGGTCATACCGGAATCAATCCGGACCGGTTGAGACTGGAATGGGTCTCCGCGGGTGAAGGCATCCGTTTTGCAGAAGTGATGAATGATTTCAGTCAAAAAATCCGTCAACTCGGGCCGCTGGGCACCAGTGAAGAGATAGATAAAAAAGATCTGGTGTTGAATCTGAAGGCCGCCATGAAACTGGTCCCCTTCATCAAGCTGGTGGAAAGAGAAAAACTCAGACTGCCCGACAGAACCGAGGCGGGTGTCCAACAATTTCTGGAAAGCAATGTTCTGGATCAATGCTTTGATAAAACCATTGCAGATAAAATGATCATGAGCCGGATTCTGCTGCTGTTGAAGGAAAAACCTCTGACCACCAGTGATATTTCCGGACACCTGGGACTGAACCCGTCTGAGGTTTCCCGTCATATGATCACCTCCTCCCGGCACGGCATGGTCAAATACGATACAGCCAGCAACTGCTATGAACCGGCCG
- a CDS encoding FAD-dependent oxidoreductase yields MTQKEKTGAVLVVGGGIAGIQAALDLADSGFLVHLVEQEPQIGGVMAQLDKTFPTNDCAMCVISPKLVEAGRHLNIDLHTRSRVTGIMGEAGRFSVTLEEQARFVDLDKCTACGECAKVCPVTVPNRFDQELGSRKAIYKLYPQGMPGAWAIDKRSVAPCKATCPAHVSIQGFIALMQQEKYAEALKLFKQEHPFPGACGRVCHHPCEAVCTRGDADQPLAIQYLHRFLADLDFEQQSPWIPEIAEKREEKVAIIGSGPAGLTAAYYLAQKGYGVTVYEKLPVKGGMMAVGIPEYRLPKAELEKEIAVIEALGVTIKTGVAFGTDITLDSLKKDGFASVFMATGLHGSRSLGVQGEDLKGVLAGTTFLRDAAMGRADKLSGKTIVIGGGNVAVDVALTARRLGSDDVTMVCLEKREEMPAWDYEIEEALEEKVNIVNSKGPLRFYGDEDGKVTEVSFQECTSVFDENGRFNPRYDDCRLITHEADTVIVAIGQMGETEFAKDQGIALTLPGGYEADPVTLQTPVEWVFAGGDAFYGPKSVVDAVASGKTAAESIHRFINGLDLAEGREKSWDFEKPEIDNVPQIQRITPEKLPVAQREGNFKEVTRALAKELIDREAARCLSCGICSECYQCVDACLAGAVDHTMATRTVSLDVGAVILAPGFKAFDPSALAHLNYTGNPNVVTSLEFERILSASGPFQGHLVRPSDLREPQKIAWLQCVGSRDENPCSHGYCSSVCCMIAAKQTVIAKEHSPRPLDTAVFFMDMRTHGKEFERYYQRAEQEKGVRFIRSRVHTVECDADQNPVLKYMTEEGGLETETFDMVVLSVGLETTEQTRELAENLGIDVNAHGFARTSDLSPVATSRSGIFVCGVFQGPKDIPQSVMEASAAAAGAAADLAPARGSLTRTRELPPEQDFSGQLPRVGVFVCNCGINIGGVADVPAVREFARTLPHVVHVEDNLFTCSQDTQDKMKAVIAEHGINRVVVASCSPRTHEPLFQETIREAGLNKYLFEMANIRDQNTWVHMNNPDQATAKAKDLVAMAVARANCAQPLYQIPLNVERSLLVVGGGVAGMTAALSAACQGYPVTLVEREDTLGGVAGHLLTTVQGEPVPPFVSDLAETLSSHDRVRIYKNSEVVETAGVLGNFTTRIMTRADDGKPVAVTVRHGATILATGGKESVPDEYAYGRHPRVYTHLDLNRAMTEPGHGIHGAKTVVFIQCVGSRNDQRPYCSRICCTVSIKKALMLKQEHPDMDIYILYRDIRTYGLKEDLYTEARKKGILFIRYEPEAPPRVTTPEGLDSSSKDLSLQVTVKERILKMDVAISADAVVLASAVLPHENRELFELFKVPVNADGFLNEAHAKLRPVDFSSDGIFLAGLAHYPKSLDETIAQAQAAVARASVILSRDHILVGGVVAENIHPEQCARCLVCVRNCPYDVPRIKEGHAWIDPALCHGCGICAAECPAKILTLHHFTDRQLTEKSHALFA; encoded by the coding sequence ATGACACAGAAAGAAAAAACCGGGGCAGTGTTGGTGGTTGGCGGCGGGATCGCCGGGATTCAGGCGGCACTGGATCTGGCGGACTCCGGGTTTCTGGTTCATCTGGTGGAACAGGAACCCCAGATCGGCGGGGTCATGGCCCAGCTGGACAAGACCTTTCCCACCAATGACTGCGCCATGTGTGTGATCTCTCCCAAACTGGTGGAAGCGGGCCGTCATCTGAACATCGATCTGCACACCAGAAGCCGGGTGACCGGCATCATGGGTGAGGCTGGCCGGTTTTCCGTAACCCTGGAAGAACAGGCCCGGTTTGTGGATCTGGACAAATGCACGGCCTGCGGCGAGTGTGCCAAGGTTTGTCCGGTGACGGTTCCCAACCGGTTTGACCAGGAACTGGGAAGCCGCAAAGCCATTTATAAACTCTATCCCCAGGGAATGCCCGGGGCCTGGGCCATCGACAAACGGTCCGTAGCCCCGTGCAAAGCCACCTGTCCTGCCCATGTGTCCATCCAGGGGTTCATCGCCCTGATGCAGCAGGAAAAATATGCGGAAGCGCTGAAGCTGTTCAAGCAGGAACATCCGTTTCCCGGGGCCTGCGGCCGGGTCTGTCACCATCCCTGTGAAGCGGTGTGCACCAGAGGCGATGCAGACCAGCCCCTGGCCATCCAGTATCTGCACCGGTTTCTGGCAGACCTGGATTTTGAACAACAATCTCCCTGGATTCCGGAAATTGCAGAAAAAAGAGAAGAAAAAGTGGCCATTATTGGATCCGGCCCGGCCGGACTTACGGCAGCCTATTACCTGGCCCAGAAGGGTTACGGGGTGACGGTGTATGAAAAACTGCCGGTAAAAGGCGGCATGATGGCGGTGGGTATTCCAGAATACCGGCTGCCGAAAGCGGAACTGGAAAAAGAGATTGCCGTGATCGAAGCCCTGGGGGTTACGATCAAGACCGGGGTGGCATTCGGCACGGACATCACCCTGGACAGCCTGAAAAAAGACGGATTTGCATCGGTGTTCATGGCCACGGGCCTGCACGGTTCCCGTTCTCTGGGTGTCCAAGGAGAAGACCTGAAAGGGGTTCTGGCCGGCACCACATTTCTGCGGGATGCTGCCATGGGCAGGGCGGACAAACTGTCCGGCAAAACCATTGTCATCGGCGGTGGCAACGTGGCCGTGGATGTGGCACTCACCGCCCGGCGCCTGGGATCCGACGATGTCACCATGGTGTGCCTGGAAAAAAGAGAAGAGATGCCGGCCTGGGATTATGAGATCGAAGAGGCCCTGGAGGAAAAGGTCAATATCGTGAACAGCAAGGGGCCGTTGCGGTTCTACGGTGATGAGGACGGTAAGGTCACGGAAGTCTCCTTCCAGGAATGCACATCGGTATTTGACGAAAACGGCCGGTTCAATCCCCGGTACGATGACTGCCGGCTGATCACCCATGAAGCAGATACCGTGATCGTGGCCATCGGCCAGATGGGAGAGACTGAATTTGCCAAAGACCAGGGCATCGCCCTGACCCTGCCGGGCGGGTATGAAGCGGACCCGGTGACCCTGCAGACCCCTGTTGAATGGGTGTTTGCCGGCGGGGATGCATTTTACGGTCCCAAATCCGTGGTGGATGCAGTGGCATCGGGAAAGACTGCGGCGGAAAGCATTCACCGGTTTATCAACGGCCTGGATTTGGCCGAAGGCCGTGAAAAATCCTGGGATTTTGAAAAACCGGAAATAGACAATGTGCCGCAGATCCAGCGGATCACGCCGGAAAAACTGCCCGTGGCACAAAGAGAGGGCAATTTCAAGGAGGTGACCCGGGCCCTGGCCAAAGAATTGATCGACCGGGAAGCGGCCCGGTGTCTGTCCTGCGGCATTTGCTCCGAGTGCTACCAGTGTGTGGACGCCTGTCTGGCCGGGGCGGTGGACCATACCATGGCCACCCGGACCGTTTCTCTGGATGTGGGGGCAGTGATCCTGGCACCGGGATTCAAGGCGTTTGATCCGTCTGCACTGGCCCATCTCAACTATACGGGCAACCCCAATGTGGTCACCTCCCTGGAATTTGAACGGATTCTGTCTGCATCCGGACCGTTCCAGGGACATCTGGTGCGGCCCTCGGACCTTCGGGAACCTCAAAAGATCGCCTGGCTCCAGTGTGTGGGGTCCAGGGACGAAAACCCGTGCAGTCACGGGTATTGTTCCTCGGTATGCTGCATGATCGCCGCCAAACAGACCGTTATTGCCAAGGAACATAGTCCCCGGCCTCTGGATACGGCCGTATTTTTCATGGATATGCGGACCCACGGCAAGGAATTCGAGCGCTATTACCAGCGGGCGGAACAGGAAAAAGGGGTCCGGTTCATCCGGTCCCGGGTCCATACTGTGGAATGCGATGCAGATCAGAATCCGGTGTTGAAATATATGACAGAAGAGGGGGGCCTTGAGACGGAAACATTCGATATGGTGGTACTTTCCGTGGGCCTTGAAACCACGGAACAGACCCGTGAACTGGCGGAAAATCTGGGGATCGATGTCAATGCCCACGGGTTTGCTCGTACATCCGACCTGTCTCCTGTGGCCACCAGCCGCAGCGGTATTTTTGTCTGCGGGGTGTTCCAGGGACCCAAGGACATTCCCCAGTCCGTGATGGAGGCTTCGGCTGCGGCCGCCGGTGCGGCCGCTGACCTGGCACCGGCCCGGGGCAGCCTGACCCGGACCCGGGAACTGCCGCCGGAGCAGGATTTTTCCGGTCAGCTGCCCCGGGTGGGGGTGTTTGTGTGCAACTGCGGCATCAACATCGGCGGGGTGGCGGATGTGCCGGCGGTGCGCGAATTTGCCCGGACCCTGCCCCATGTGGTGCATGTGGAGGACAATCTTTTCACCTGTTCCCAGGACACCCAGGACAAGATGAAAGCGGTGATTGCCGAGCACGGCATCAACCGGGTAGTGGTGGCGTCCTGCTCCCCCCGGACCCATGAACCGTTGTTCCAGGAAACCATCCGGGAGGCGGGATTGAACAAGTATCTGTTTGAGATGGCCAATATCCGGGACCAGAACACCTGGGTGCATATGAACAACCCGGACCAGGCCACGGCCAAGGCCAAAGACCTGGTGGCCATGGCCGTGGCCAGGGCCAATTGTGCCCAGCCCCTTTACCAGATTCCCCTGAATGTCGAAAGATCCCTGCTGGTGGTGGGCGGCGGGGTGGCGGGCATGACCGCGGCCCTGTCAGCCGCCTGCCAGGGATATCCCGTGACCCTGGTTGAGCGGGAAGACACCCTGGGGGGCGTGGCCGGGCACCTGCTGACAACGGTACAGGGAGAACCGGTACCGCCGTTTGTCTCGGACCTGGCGGAAACCCTGTCAAGCCATGACCGGGTCCGGATATACAAAAACAGCGAGGTGGTGGAGACTGCCGGGGTCCTGGGCAATTTTACCACCCGGATCATGACCCGGGCCGATGACGGCAAACCGGTCGCGGTCACGGTCCGGCACGGGGCCACGATCCTGGCCACCGGCGGGAAAGAGTCGGTGCCCGATGAATATGCATACGGCCGTCACCCCCGGGTATATACCCACCTGGATCTGAACCGGGCCATGACAGAACCGGGCCATGGGATCCATGGGGCCAAAACCGTGGTGTTTATCCAGTGCGTGGGATCCAGAAACGACCAGCGCCCCTACTGTTCCCGGATCTGCTGCACAGTGAGTATTAAAAAAGCCCTGATGCTCAAACAGGAGCATCCGGATATGGATATCTATATTCTGTACCGGGATATCCGGACCTATGGCCTGAAAGAAGACCTGTACACCGAGGCCCGGAAAAAAGGGATCCTGTTCATCCGGTATGAACCGGAGGCACCCCCCAGGGTCACCACCCCGGAGGGGCTGGATTCGTCATCCAAAGACCTGAGCCTTCAGGTCACGGTGAAAGAGCGGATTCTCAAGATGGATGTGGCCATATCTGCGGATGCCGTGGTGCTGGCTTCGGCGGTGCTGCCCCATGAAAACAGGGAGCTGTTCGAGCTGTTCAAGGTGCCGGTGAATGCGGACGGGTTTTTGAACGAGGCCCATGCCAAGCTGCGGCCGGTTGATTTTTCGTCCGACGGCATTTTTCTGGCCGGCCTGGCCCATTACCCCAAATCCCTGGATGAAACCATTGCCCAGGCCCAGGCGGCCGTGGCAAGGGCTTCGGTGATTCTTTCCCGGGACCACATACTGGTGGGCGGGGTGGTGGCGGAAAATATCCATCCGGAACAATGCGCCCGGTGCCTGGTCTGTGTGCGGAACTGCCCCTATGACGTTCCCCGGATCAAAGAGGGCCATGCCTGGATCGATCCGGCCCTGTGTCACGGGTGCGGGATATGCGCGGCGGAATGCCCGGCCAAGATACTGACCCTGCACCATTTTACAGACCGGCAGCTTACCGAAAAGTCCCATGCCCTGTTTGCCTGA
- a CDS encoding methylenetetrahydrofolate reductase C-terminal domain-containing protein, protein MIIASKKPIEEIIQEITPYSRILILGCNECVTVCEAGGKKEVEVLASALRIFCLSQGIEKTIGEHTLERQCDHEYLEEIRNMVDDYDAIVSLACGVGVQFAAEKYLTMPLLPGVNTVCLGANEDRGLWTERCQACGSCVLARTGGICPVSRCAKRVLNGPCGGSTNGKCEISKDTDCAWQLIIDRLKALDKMDDYEAVAPVKDWSKDRAGGPRTVTREDVKI, encoded by the coding sequence ATGATTATTGCCAGCAAAAAACCCATCGAAGAGATCATACAGGAGATAACGCCCTATTCCCGCATCCTGATTCTGGGGTGCAACGAATGTGTTACCGTGTGCGAGGCAGGGGGCAAAAAAGAGGTGGAAGTACTGGCTTCGGCACTCAGGATCTTCTGCCTGTCCCAGGGCATTGAGAAAACCATTGGCGAACACACCCTGGAGCGCCAGTGCGACCATGAGTACTTAGAAGAGATCAGAAACATGGTGGATGACTATGATGCCATTGTATCCCTGGCCTGCGGGGTGGGGGTGCAGTTTGCCGCAGAAAAATACCTCACCATGCCGCTGCTGCCCGGGGTCAACACCGTCTGTCTGGGGGCCAACGAGGACAGAGGTCTATGGACCGAGCGGTGCCAGGCCTGCGGGTCCTGTGTACTGGCCCGCACCGGCGGCATCTGTCCGGTGTCCCGGTGCGCCAAACGGGTGCTGAACGGTCCCTGCGGCGGGTCCACAAACGGCAAGTGTGAGATCTCCAAAGACACCGATTGTGCGTGGCAGCTGATCATCGACCGGCTCAAAGCCCTGGATAAAATGGATGATTATGAGGCCGTCGCCCCTGTGAAAGACTGGTCCAAAGACCGGGCCGGCGGCCCCAGAACCGTAACCAGGGAGGATGTGAAGATATGA
- a CDS encoding CoB--CoM heterodisulfide reductase iron-sulfur subunit A family protein, with product MENKPFEKKIGDVLVVGGGISGIQASLDLATAGFKVYLVEKSPTIGGKMAQLDKTFPTNDCSMCIESPKFLECSRHPNIEILTMTEVASVQGQAGDFTVTVEKRPRYVDEDKCTGCTSCAEYCPVTIPDPFNQNISRNKAVHMYFAQAIPLTPYIDEKCIFLEDEKCTICLGICKNDALDFNQTPQQISLHVGAVVLSLGMDTFDPAIKNDYGYGIMENVVTSLDYERLLCATGPYDGEILRASDKKHPRRIAWIHCVGSRRVTQGHNSYCSAVCCTYTQKQVILTKDHDEGAECTIFHNDIRSYSKGFERFYQRAESLPGIRFIRSYVSVGREIPETKNITLRYSTPDAGVIEEEFDMVVLSVGLVPPAGYQQLAEKFGIDLNAHGFCSTRPENPVETSRKGVFVAGAFQGPMDIPESVFSASGACARCSEILSFRKGRLSRKRIYPKERDISGETPKIGVFVCHCGANIGRIVDVPSVVDYALTLPHVVHAQEQLFSCATNSAQQITDTIREKGLNRVIVAACTPRTHEPVFRDTLREGGINQYLYDMANIREHCSWVHSREKEDATQKAKDLVRMSVGRTKNLEPLQEFDLPVNKTAMVVGGGVAGMTSALSLARQGFSVHLLEKENDLGGMARRIHTTLDGMDVQAFVKTLIRDVYQNPRIHVSHDAVITGVSGYVGNFTTTVVTEGRTKTIQHGAAIIATGAAEYEPDEYLYGKNDSVMTQLALEEKLSSRDLQLMDAQSLVMIQCVGCRNEERNYCSRVCCTHAVKNALALTKINPEIRIHILFRDMRTYGFNEDYYRTASEKGVKFIRYDVTDQPIVEKVRENGGDILRVTVPDQILGKRLELDADFVVLSAAVVPAPDTHNIAGLFKVALSPEGFFQEAHVKLRPVDFAAEGVFLCGTAHYPKHISEAVTQASGAAGRAAVLLSQDTVTASGSVCEVDEDLCVSCGACITACTYGAIEFYETKKGKKARVIPVLCKGDGLCNAKCPTEAIQLKHYTDEEILYQLDAAFPELEPADC from the coding sequence GTGGAAAACAAACCTTTTGAAAAAAAAATCGGTGACGTACTGGTGGTCGGCGGCGGGATCAGCGGTATCCAGGCATCCCTTGATCTGGCAACGGCTGGATTTAAAGTTTATCTGGTGGAAAAATCCCCGACCATCGGCGGTAAAATGGCCCAGCTGGACAAAACCTTTCCCACCAATGACTGTTCCATGTGCATTGAATCTCCCAAGTTTCTGGAATGCAGCCGGCATCCCAATATCGAGATTCTGACCATGACCGAAGTGGCATCCGTTCAGGGACAGGCCGGCGATTTTACAGTGACCGTTGAAAAACGGCCGAGATATGTGGATGAGGATAAGTGCACGGGCTGCACCAGTTGTGCGGAATACTGCCCGGTGACCATACCGGACCCGTTCAACCAGAATATATCCCGGAACAAAGCCGTCCATATGTATTTTGCCCAGGCGATTCCGCTTACCCCGTATATTGACGAGAAATGCATCTTTCTGGAAGATGAAAAATGTACCATCTGCCTGGGTATCTGTAAAAACGATGCCCTGGATTTTAACCAGACACCGCAACAAATATCGCTTCACGTCGGTGCGGTCGTTCTTTCTTTAGGGATGGACACCTTTGATCCGGCAATTAAAAACGACTATGGCTATGGCATCATGGAAAATGTGGTGACCAGCCTGGATTATGAACGCCTCCTGTGCGCTACCGGTCCTTATGACGGCGAGATCCTGCGGGCTTCGGACAAAAAACACCCCCGCAGAATCGCCTGGATTCACTGTGTGGGATCACGGCGGGTCACCCAAGGGCATAACAGCTATTGTTCCGCCGTATGCTGTACCTATACCCAGAAACAGGTGATCCTGACCAAGGATCATGATGAAGGGGCGGAATGTACCATTTTTCACAATGATATCCGGTCCTACAGCAAGGGATTTGAACGGTTTTACCAGAGAGCGGAAAGCCTGCCCGGCATCCGGTTCATCCGAAGCTATGTGTCTGTTGGCAGAGAGATCCCTGAGACAAAAAATATCACTTTAAGATACAGCACACCGGATGCCGGTGTTATCGAAGAAGAATTTGACATGGTGGTCCTGTCTGTCGGGCTGGTTCCGCCGGCCGGCTATCAGCAGCTGGCAGAAAAATTCGGTATTGATCTGAATGCCCACGGATTCTGCAGCACCCGTCCTGAAAATCCGGTGGAAACCTCCAGGAAGGGCGTGTTTGTCGCCGGTGCCTTCCAGGGCCCCATGGATATCCCGGAATCCGTTTTTTCCGCCAGCGGGGCCTGCGCCCGGTGCAGTGAAATTCTTTCCTTTAGAAAGGGCAGGCTTTCCAGAAAAAGGATCTATCCCAAAGAAAGGGATATTTCCGGGGAAACACCGAAAATCGGCGTATTTGTCTGTCACTGCGGCGCCAATATCGGCCGGATCGTGGATGTCCCTTCCGTGGTCGATTATGCCCTGACACTTCCCCATGTGGTACATGCCCAGGAACAGCTGTTCTCATGTGCCACCAATTCCGCCCAGCAGATAACGGACACCATCCGGGAAAAAGGGCTGAACCGCGTGATTGTTGCCGCCTGCACCCCCAGGACCCATGAGCCGGTATTCCGGGATACGCTCCGGGAAGGCGGGATCAATCAATATCTTTATGATATGGCCAATATCCGGGAACATTGTTCCTGGGTGCATTCAAGGGAAAAGGAGGATGCCACACAAAAGGCAAAAGATCTGGTCCGGATGTCGGTGGGCCGGACAAAAAACCTTGAGCCGCTTCAGGAGTTTGATCTGCCGGTCAATAAGACCGCCATGGTGGTCGGCGGCGGAGTCGCCGGTATGACCAGTGCGTTAAGCCTTGCCAGGCAAGGGTTTTCAGTTCATCTGCTGGAAAAGGAAAACGATCTGGGCGGTATGGCGCGGCGGATTCATACCACATTGGATGGTATGGATGTCCAGGCATTCGTGAAAACTCTGATCCGGGATGTTTACCAGAATCCACGCATTCATGTTTCCCATGACGCCGTCATCACGGGGGTTTCCGGTTATGTGGGCAATTTTACCACCACCGTGGTAACGGAAGGCCGGACAAAAACCATTCAGCATGGTGCGGCCATCATTGCAACTGGTGCCGCTGAATATGAACCCGATGAGTACCTTTACGGCAAAAATGATTCCGTTATGACCCAGCTGGCGCTTGAAGAAAAATTGTCCAGCCGCGATCTTCAACTCATGGATGCACAGAGCCTGGTCATGATTCAGTGTGTAGGCTGCCGGAATGAAGAGAGAAACTACTGCTCCCGGGTCTGTTGCACCCATGCCGTAAAAAATGCCCTGGCACTTACAAAAATCAATCCGGAAATTCGGATCCATATTCTGTTCCGGGATATGAGAACTTACGGGTTCAATGAAGATTATTACCGAACCGCATCGGAAAAAGGGGTTAAATTTATCCGGTATGACGTTACCGATCAACCGATAGTGGAAAAGGTTCGGGAAAACGGCGGAGACATCTTACGCGTTACCGTTCCGGATCAAATTCTGGGCAAACGGCTTGAGCTGGATGCGGACTTTGTGGTCCTGTCCGCTGCGGTTGTTCCCGCACCCGATACACATAATATCGCCGGTTTATTCAAGGTGGCCCTGAGCCCGGAAGGATTTTTCCAGGAGGCCCATGTCAAACTCAGGCCCGTAGATTTTGCCGCTGAAGGGGTGTTTCTGTGCGGCACGGCCCATTATCCCAAGCACATTTCCGAAGCTGTCACTCAGGCCAGTGGGGCTGCAGGCCGGGCAGCGGTTCTGCTCTCGCAGGATACGGTTACCGCGTCCGGTTCCGTATGCGAAGTGGATGAAGACCTGTGTGTTTCCTGCGGGGCCTGTATTACCGCCTGTACCTACGGCGCCATTGAGTTTTATGAGACGAAGAAAGGTAAAAAAGCGCGTGTCATTCCTGTTCTATGCAAAGGGGACGGCCTATGCAATGCCAAATGCCCCACAGAAGCAATTCAGCTGAAGCATTATACGGACGAGGAGATTTTATACCAACTGGATGCGGCATTTCCGGAACTTGAGCCGGCCGACTGCTGA
- a CDS encoding IscA/HesB family protein yields MITVTQAARKEVAKYFDGKEKSPVRLFITSGCGGPSLAMALDQPKEADTVFTQGDVDYIMETELLKKAQPVTVDYTGMGFNISSSLELGGGGCSSCGTGGGCCGS; encoded by the coding sequence ATGATTACTGTGACCCAGGCTGCCCGGAAAGAGGTGGCCAAATATTTTGACGGCAAGGAAAAATCACCGGTCCGGCTTTTTATCACATCCGGATGCGGGGGACCATCACTGGCCATGGCATTGGATCAGCCAAAAGAGGCGGATACTGTCTTCACCCAGGGCGATGTGGATTATATCATGGAAACCGAGCTACTGAAAAAGGCCCAGCCCGTGACGGTGGATTATACGGGCATGGGGTTTAATATCTCATCCAGCCTGGAACTGGGAGGCGGGGGATGCAGCTCTTGCGGTACCGGAGGTGGGTGCTGCGGATCATAA
- a CDS encoding hydrogenase iron-sulfur subunit, with product MQDTSTKEAFEPRIIGFCCKFCAYAAADLAGSMRISYPASVKIIQVPCTGRIDMIHILKSLEDGADGVMIAGCLEGECHFLQGNFKARSRVEAVRRILAQIGMEPDRVAMFNLSSAMGPKFAEITAQMTDRIRQLGPSPVAAAGKKSRDAA from the coding sequence ATGCAGGATACATCAACGAAAGAGGCGTTTGAACCCAGAATCATCGGTTTCTGCTGTAAATTTTGTGCCTATGCCGCCGCCGACCTGGCCGGATCCATGCGAATCTCCTATCCGGCCAGTGTCAAGATCATCCAGGTGCCCTGCACCGGCCGCATTGATATGATCCATATCCTTAAATCACTGGAGGATGGTGCGGACGGGGTCATGATCGCCGGATGCCTGGAGGGGGAGTGCCATTTTCTCCAGGGCAATTTCAAGGCCAGAAGCCGGGTGGAAGCGGTCCGCCGCATCCTGGCACAGATCGGCATGGAACCGGACCGGGTGGCCATGTTCAACCTGTCATCCGCCATGGGGCCAAAATTTGCTGAAATCACCGCACAAATGACCGACCGCATCCGTCAACTGGGACCCAGCCCTGTGGCGGCCGCCGGGAAGAAATCCAGAGATGCCGCCTGA